The Metabacillus schmidteae genome has a segment encoding these proteins:
- the spoVAD gene encoding stage V sporulation protein AD produces the protein MKLTGKQTWQFENPLFVHSSGTAVGPKEADGPLGQYFDVKHKELHCGEDNWELAERRLMEQAVEQCLTKGNKTIDDIDLFLAGDLLNQNVTANYVARHLSLPFLCMFGACSTSMETVALGSALVDGGFANQVIAATSSHNATAERQFRYPTEYGGQKPDTATYTVTGSGAVLINKEVSDIKITAATIGKVADLGIKDPFDMGSAMAPAAADTIAQHLKDLNRTPEDYDLFLTGDLSGVGSPIVKELLKEEGYDVHDKHNDCGLMVFRPDQKVFAGGSGCGCSAVVTYGHIFNELRAGNLRRVLVVATGALLSPTMIQQKESIPTIAHGVVFERANGGVIG, from the coding sequence TTGAAACTAACAGGAAAGCAAACATGGCAATTTGAGAATCCTTTATTTGTTCATTCAAGTGGAACAGCTGTCGGACCAAAGGAAGCGGATGGACCACTGGGGCAATATTTTGACGTTAAACATAAAGAACTTCATTGTGGTGAAGACAACTGGGAGCTAGCAGAACGAAGATTAATGGAGCAGGCAGTTGAGCAATGTCTTACCAAAGGAAATAAAACAATAGATGATATAGATTTATTTTTAGCAGGAGATTTACTGAACCAAAACGTAACGGCTAATTATGTAGCAAGACATCTCAGTCTTCCTTTTCTTTGTATGTTTGGAGCTTGTTCAACATCTATGGAAACTGTAGCACTTGGTTCCGCATTAGTTGATGGTGGCTTTGCTAATCAAGTAATTGCAGCAACAAGTAGTCACAATGCAACAGCAGAAAGGCAGTTCCGTTATCCAACAGAATACGGGGGCCAAAAGCCTGATACTGCAACCTATACAGTAACGGGCTCAGGGGCTGTTTTAATTAATAAAGAAGTTAGTGATATTAAAATCACAGCTGCGACAATCGGGAAAGTCGCAGACTTAGGGATTAAGGATCCTTTCGATATGGGTTCAGCAATGGCACCTGCTGCAGCAGATACAATTGCACAGCATCTTAAGGATTTAAACAGAACTCCAGAGGATTATGATCTTTTTCTAACAGGAGATCTCTCAGGAGTTGGTAGTCCAATTGTAAAAGAGTTGCTGAAAGAGGAAGGCTATGATGTACATGACAAGCATAATGATTGTGGCTTAATGGTTTTTCGTCCAGATCAAAAAGTATTTGCCGGTGGCAGTGGTTGTGGTTGTTCAGCTGTCGTAACATATGGACATATATTTAACGAGCTCAGGGCTGGTAATTTAAGACGAGTATTAGTTGTAGCAACCGGTGCACTACTTAGTCCAACAATGATTCAGCAAAAAGAATCAATACCAACGATTGCACATGGAGTTGTTTTCGAAAGAGCAAATGGAGGAGTGATTGGCTAA
- the spoVAC gene encoding stage V sporulation protein AC, with the protein MAKMKEDYKNKIKDYQPKPPYFINCLKAFLIGGFICLCGQAIQNFYMNVFNFSEKDAGNPTVATLILISALLTGIGIYDKLGQFAGAGSAVPVTGFANSMTSAAIEHRSEGIVLGVATNMFKLAGSVIVFGVVAAYIVGMIRYFYGLAF; encoded by the coding sequence ATGGCCAAAATGAAAGAAGATTATAAGAATAAAATAAAAGATTATCAGCCGAAACCACCATATTTTATTAATTGCCTAAAGGCGTTTCTGATTGGTGGATTTATTTGTTTATGTGGTCAGGCCATTCAGAATTTTTATATGAATGTTTTCAACTTTTCAGAAAAAGATGCAGGAAATCCGACTGTTGCCACGTTGATTCTAATATCTGCTTTACTAACGGGAATTGGTATTTATGATAAGCTTGGACAGTTTGCAGGAGCGGGATCTGCGGTACCTGTAACAGGGTTTGCTAATTCGATGACAAGTGCTGCAATAGAACATAGAAGTGAAGGTATTGTGTTGGGAGTTGCAACCAATATGTTTAAGTTGGCAGGAAGTGTCATTGTTTTTGGTGTTGTGGCAGCCTATATAGTCGGAATGATTCGCTATTTTTATGGACTAGCATTTTAA
- a CDS encoding stage V sporulation protein AB — MIVNSIILIIIGLSGGLVVGSGFVAFLAVLGIIPRLTQLTKTYQFIHVYEGAIILGAVLVGWVSLRNSMLFQSELWLVPIGLLCGIFIGMLAAALTEVLNVFPILAKRVGLGEKIVVLLMAIVFGKIVGSLFHWMYFVNQ, encoded by the coding sequence ATGATAGTAAATAGCATAATTCTTATCATTATTGGATTATCCGGGGGGCTTGTTGTAGGTTCTGGTTTTGTTGCATTTTTAGCTGTTCTAGGAATTATTCCAAGACTAACACAGCTAACAAAAACCTATCAGTTTATTCATGTATATGAAGGGGCTATTATATTAGGCGCTGTTTTGGTAGGATGGGTCAGCTTAAGAAATAGTATGCTGTTTCAATCAGAGCTTTGGTTAGTCCCGATTGGTCTATTATGTGGAATATTTATAGGAATGTTAGCTGCAGCACTAACCGAAGTTTTAAATGTTTTCCCTATTTTAGCTAAGAGGGTTGGGCTTGGAGAAAAGATTGTTGTTTTGTTAATGGCTATTGTATTTGGGAAAATTGTCGGTTCATTATTTCATTGGATGTATTTTGTAAATCAATAA
- a CDS encoding stage V sporulation protein AA: MDKTVYIRLRHRIQVHPNDVITIERIALIVGNKELTGKLKNIVIHEVQLSDKNMVVIDVMHVIKEIHKYDNQIDVQALGSNQTIVEIMYKKKKLSPLLFCIVWLLLFIGAGLAIMNFHEDVSMQAVHQRIYKIVTGKENAQPLILQIPYSIGLGLGMILFFNHLFKKRINEEPSPLEVEIFNYQLDLDQYVAMNENKENLNANNDHDSK, encoded by the coding sequence ATGGATAAGACGGTATATATTAGACTTCGTCACCGAATTCAAGTACATCCTAACGATGTTATTACAATTGAAAGAATTGCACTCATCGTAGGCAATAAGGAATTGACGGGAAAGCTAAAGAACATCGTGATTCATGAAGTCCAGTTAAGTGATAAAAATATGGTGGTCATCGATGTTATGCATGTCATAAAGGAAATACACAAGTATGACAATCAAATCGATGTTCAAGCTTTAGGGTCAAACCAAACAATTGTCGAAATCATGTACAAAAAAAAGAAGCTATCTCCTTTATTATTTTGCATTGTCTGGTTATTACTCTTTATTGGAGCCGGATTGGCGATTATGAATTTCCACGAGGATGTTAGTATGCAGGCTGTTCATCAACGTATATACAAAATTGTAACAGGAAAAGAAAATGCTCAGCCGCTAATTCTGCAAATTCCTTATTCAATAGGATTGGGATTAGGAATGATATTGTTTTTTAATCACTTATTTAAAAAGAGAATTAACGAAGAACCAAGTCCCTTAGAGGTAGAGATTTTTAACTATCAACTTGATTTAGATCAATATGTAGCGATGAATGAAAATAAAGAAAATTTAAACGCAAATAATGATCATGATAGTAAATAG
- the sigF gene encoding RNA polymerase sporulation sigma factor SigF, with amino-acid sequence MDVEVKKDQSNTQLKDHEVKELIRRSQEGDQEARDLIIQKNMRLVWSVVQRFLNRGYEPDDLFQIGSIGLLKSVDKFDLSYDVRFSTYAVPMIIGEIQRFIRDDGTVKVSRSLKELGNKIRRARDELSKTMGKVPTVAEIASYLDIAPEDVVLAQEAVRAPSSIHETVYENDGDPITLLDQIADNTETKWFDKIVLKDAIRDLDERERLIVFLRYYKDQTQSEVADRLGISQVQVSRLEKKILQQMKEKMNQI; translated from the coding sequence ATGGATGTGGAGGTCAAGAAAGATCAATCAAATACACAGTTAAAGGACCATGAGGTTAAGGAATTAATTCGTCGTAGTCAAGAAGGTGACCAAGAAGCACGAGATTTAATTATCCAAAAAAACATGAGGTTAGTTTGGTCTGTTGTCCAACGTTTTTTAAATCGTGGATATGAACCTGATGATTTATTTCAAATAGGTAGTATTGGATTACTGAAATCTGTTGATAAATTTGATTTATCTTATGACGTTAGATTTTCAACCTATGCTGTACCAATGATTATTGGTGAAATTCAACGTTTTATTCGCGATGATGGTACGGTGAAAGTGAGCCGTTCCTTAAAGGAACTTGGAAATAAAATCAGACGCGCCAGAGATGAATTATCAAAGACAATGGGAAAAGTACCAACAGTTGCAGAAATAGCCTCCTATCTTGATATTGCTCCTGAAGATGTTGTACTTGCACAGGAAGCTGTCAGAGCACCTTCATCTATCCATGAAACTGTTTATGAAAATGATGGAGATCCCATTACATTGCTTGATCAAATTGCGGATAATACGGAAACAAAGTGGTTTGATAAAATTGTATTAAAGGACGCCATCCGCGACTTAGACGAGCGGGAGAGACTCATTGTGTTCCTGCGATATTATAAAGATCAAACTCAGTCAGAGGTAGCGGATCGACTGGGAATATCTCAAGTACAAGTTTCAAGGCTTGAGAAAAAGATACTACAGCAAATGAAAGAAAAGATGAATCAAATATAA
- the spoIIAB gene encoding anti-sigma F factor: MKNEMNLQFSALSQNESFARVTVAAFITQLDPTMDELTEIKTVVSEAVTNAIIHGYDNDPNGIVYISVALEDGIVQLTIRDEGIGIVDVEEARQPLYTTKPELERSGMGFTIMENFMDEITVESSESTGTTVKLVKHLSKSKALCN, from the coding sequence ATGAAAAACGAAATGAACCTTCAGTTTTCTGCGCTAAGCCAAAATGAATCATTTGCAAGGGTAACGGTAGCAGCATTTATTACCCAATTGGATCCCACAATGGATGAATTAACTGAGATTAAAACAGTGGTGTCGGAAGCTGTTACGAATGCCATTATCCATGGATATGATAATGATCCTAATGGAATTGTTTATATCTCTGTTGCGCTAGAGGATGGAATTGTCCAATTAACGATCCGTGATGAAGGGATAGGAATTGTTGATGTAGAAGAGGCAAGACAGCCTCTATATACGACAAAACCAGAACTGGAGAGATCTGGAATGGGCTTTACGATCATGGAGAACTTCATGGATGAAATTACTGTAGAGTCATCTGAATCAACAGGAACAACTGTCAAATTGGTAAAACATTTATCGAAAAGTAAAGCTTTATGCAATTAA
- the spoIIAA gene encoding anti-sigma F factor antagonist — translation MSLAIELDVKESVLCIRLSGELDHHAAEELRTKVTDTLAANQIQHIVLNLGNLSFMDSSGLGVILGRYKQIKATGGEMVVCAISPAVKRLFDMSGLFKIIRLEEDELKALQTLGVAS, via the coding sequence TTGAGTCTAGCGATTGAACTTGATGTAAAAGAATCTGTGCTGTGTATAAGACTCTCAGGTGAGCTTGATCATCATGCAGCAGAAGAATTACGTACAAAGGTGACAGATACTTTAGCTGCAAATCAAATCCAGCACATTGTGTTGAATCTTGGGAATTTATCGTTTATGGATAGTTCAGGATTGGGTGTCATTTTAGGAAGATATAAGCAAATAAAAGCAACTGGCGGGGAAATGGTCGTATGTGCAATTTCTCCAGCAGTAAAACGTTTATTTGATATGTCAGGTTTGTTTAAAATTATTCGATTAGAAGAAGATGAGCTCAAAGCGCTCCAGACTTTGGGGGTGGCATCATGA
- a CDS encoding D-alanyl-D-alanine carboxypeptidase family protein, translating into MKRVISCLTLITMLLSVTPMALAKESTTVELADKAKSAVLIERDTGTILYDKNSDEKLPPASMTKIMTMLLIMEALDKGQIKWDEKVRTSEYAASMGGSQIFLEPGEEMTVEQMLKGIAIGSGNDASVAMAEKIAGSAEEFVNMMNKKVEELDLKNTHFKNPTGLPEPDHYSSAHDMALMAKELLKFEKITNFTGKYEDYLREGTDKKFWLVNTNRLVKFYPGVDGVKTGFTNEAKYCLTATAKKDNMRVIAVVFGADTPKDRNAQVTKMLDFAFSQYQTHPLFKKDHVLSQLKVSKGSEKEVNLMTSEPISVLTKKGEKVDDVTQEILMKNDIKAPVKKGDELGTLQLKKEGKVIAESKLVAEKDIDEASWWTMFKRVMGDFTKAG; encoded by the coding sequence ATGAAACGAGTGATATCGTGTTTAACACTTATAACAATGCTGCTTTCTGTAACACCTATGGCTTTAGCTAAAGAATCAACAACTGTCGAGCTTGCAGATAAAGCGAAGTCTGCTGTTTTAATTGAACGGGATACCGGAACCATTTTATATGATAAAAACAGTGATGAAAAACTTCCTCCAGCAAGTATGACGAAGATTATGACAATGCTTTTAATTATGGAAGCGTTAGATAAAGGACAAATTAAATGGGATGAAAAAGTACGTACAAGTGAATATGCAGCCTCAATGGGAGGGTCACAAATCTTTCTTGAGCCTGGAGAAGAAATGACTGTTGAGCAAATGTTAAAAGGAATTGCAATAGGATCTGGTAATGATGCTTCTGTTGCAATGGCTGAAAAAATTGCTGGATCTGCTGAAGAATTCGTCAATATGATGAATAAAAAGGTAGAAGAATTGGATTTGAAAAATACACATTTTAAAAATCCCACTGGTTTACCTGAACCAGATCATTATAGTTCTGCACATGATATGGCTTTAATGGCAAAAGAATTATTAAAATTCGAAAAAATCACAAATTTTACAGGCAAATACGAAGATTATTTACGTGAGGGAACAGATAAAAAATTCTGGCTTGTCAACACGAATCGTCTCGTTAAGTTTTATCCAGGAGTAGATGGAGTAAAAACAGGGTTTACAAATGAAGCAAAATACTGTTTAACAGCAACAGCTAAAAAGGACAATATGCGTGTTATCGCAGTAGTGTTCGGTGCAGATACTCCTAAAGATCGTAATGCACAAGTTACAAAAATGCTAGACTTTGCATTTAGTCAATATCAAACACATCCATTATTCAAAAAGGATCACGTGTTATCGCAATTGAAAGTAAGCAAAGGTAGCGAAAAAGAAGTAAATCTTATGACTTCAGAGCCTATTTCTGTTCTTACGAAAAAGGGTGAAAAAGTTGATGATGTGACACAAGAGATTTTAATGAAAAATGATATTAAAGCTCCCGTGAAAAAAGGAGATGAACTTGGCACTCTCCAATTAAAGAAAGAAGGCAAAGTAATTGCTGAGAGTAAGCTTGTTGCTGAAAAGGACATTGATGAAGCGAGTTGGTGGACGATGTTTAAGAGAGTGATGGGCGACTTTACAAAGGCTGGCTAA
- a CDS encoding pyrimidine-nucleoside phosphorylase, protein MRMVDLIEKKRDGKELTKEEIHHIIEGYTSGDIPDYQMSAFTMAVYFQGMTDHERAELTMAMVHSGDTIDLSEIEGIKVDKHSTGGVGDTTTLVLGPLVAAVGVPVAKMSGRGLGHTGGTIDKLESVPGFHVEIENKQFIELVNKNKIAVIGQSGNLTPADKSLYALRDVTATVNSIPLIASSIMSKKIAAGADAIVLDVKTGAGAFMKDLDDSKELAKAMVDIGNLVGRRTMAIISDMSQPLGYAIGNALEVKEAIDTLSGKGPKDLEELCLSLGSYMVLLAEKAKTLEEARSMLIEVMNNGKALTTLKTFLEAQGGDGSVVDKPETLPQATYKIELEAKQDGNLSDMIADSIGTAAMLLGAGRATKDSQIDLAVGLVLNKKIGDPVKKGESLVTIHSNRENVEDVKAKLYESISISDQKVDAPKLIYATVE, encoded by the coding sequence ATGAGAATGGTTGACCTAATTGAAAAAAAACGTGATGGAAAAGAGCTGACTAAGGAAGAAATCCATCACATAATAGAAGGCTATACTTCTGGAGATATTCCTGACTATCAAATGAGCGCTTTTACAATGGCTGTCTATTTTCAGGGAATGACAGATCACGAACGAGCTGAACTTACAATGGCAATGGTACATTCAGGAGATACCATTGATTTAAGTGAAATAGAAGGAATTAAAGTTGATAAACATAGTACTGGCGGTGTCGGTGATACAACGACTCTAGTTCTAGGTCCATTAGTAGCGGCAGTAGGTGTTCCGGTGGCAAAGATGTCCGGCAGAGGACTTGGGCATACAGGTGGTACAATTGATAAACTCGAATCTGTACCAGGTTTTCATGTTGAAATTGAAAACAAACAATTTATAGAATTAGTAAATAAAAATAAAATAGCTGTCATCGGTCAAAGCGGAAATCTTACTCCGGCAGACAAAAGCTTATATGCATTACGTGACGTAACGGCTACAGTAAACAGTATTCCTCTCATAGCAAGCTCGATTATGAGTAAAAAAATTGCTGCCGGTGCGGATGCCATAGTTCTTGACGTCAAGACTGGTGCAGGAGCTTTTATGAAAGATCTAGATGATTCAAAAGAGCTGGCAAAGGCAATGGTTGATATTGGAAACTTAGTAGGCCGCAGAACAATGGCGATTATTTCTGATATGAGCCAGCCGCTCGGATATGCAATCGGTAATGCATTAGAAGTAAAAGAAGCAATTGATACATTAAGCGGAAAAGGTCCAAAAGACTTAGAAGAACTTTGCTTATCACTTGGAAGTTATATGGTCCTTTTAGCTGAAAAAGCAAAAACTTTAGAAGAAGCAAGATCTATGCTTATTGAAGTCATGAACAATGGAAAAGCTCTAACAACACTTAAAACGTTCCTGGAAGCTCAAGGTGGAGACGGATCTGTTGTAGATAAACCTGAAACGTTGCCACAAGCAACCTATAAAATAGAACTTGAAGCAAAACAAGATGGTAATCTCTCTGATATGATTGCCGACTCAATCGGAACAGCCGCCATGCTGCTCGGAGCAGGCCGCGCAACAAAAGACTCCCAAATTGACCTGGCAGTAGGACTCGTTTTAAACAAAAAAATTGGGGATCCAGTTAAAAAAGGCGAATCCTTGGTGACAATTCATAGTAACCGAGAAAATGTAGAAGATGTAAAAGCGAAGCTATACGAAAGCATTTCAATTAGTGACCAGAAAGTAGACGCACCAAAATTGATTTATGCAACTGTTGAATAG
- a CDS encoding purine-nucleoside phosphorylase has translation MNIEKIREAANYLKEKYSDIPSIGLILGSGLGVLADEIESPVKIPYNEIPNFPVSTVEGHAGQLVFGQLKGVKVVAMQGRFHFYEGYSLDKVTAPVRVMKELGVETLIVTNAAGGINKTFEAGDLMLISDHINNMGTNPLIGPNDSEIGARFPDMSESYDRTLRELAKSVASKLNIKLQEGVYVGNTGPSYETPAEVRALRIIGGDAVGMSTVPEVIVARHAGLKVLGISCISNMAAGILDQPLSHDEVMETTEKVRANFLNLVKSIVEKIHS, from the coding sequence GTGAATATCGAAAAAATTAGAGAAGCAGCTAATTACTTAAAAGAAAAATACAGTGATATCCCAAGCATTGGTTTAATTTTAGGCTCAGGCTTAGGTGTGCTGGCAGATGAAATTGAAAGCCCTGTAAAAATTCCATACAACGAGATTCCTAATTTTCCTGTATCTACTGTTGAAGGACATGCAGGTCAACTAGTGTTTGGACAATTAAAGGGAGTAAAAGTAGTAGCCATGCAAGGAAGATTTCATTTCTATGAAGGCTATAGTTTAGATAAAGTGACTGCACCAGTACGAGTCATGAAGGAATTAGGCGTTGAAACATTGATTGTAACAAATGCCGCAGGAGGAATAAATAAAACATTTGAAGCAGGAGACCTTATGCTAATTAGTGACCACATTAATAATATGGGCACAAACCCATTAATTGGTCCTAATGATTCAGAGATAGGTGCCCGCTTCCCGGATATGTCCGAGAGCTATGACCGTACATTAAGAGAATTAGCTAAGAGCGTTGCAAGTAAGTTAAATATTAAGCTGCAAGAAGGCGTTTATGTCGGAAACACGGGTCCATCCTATGAAACTCCAGCTGAAGTTCGCGCTCTCCGAATCATTGGGGGTGACGCTGTCGGAATGTCTACAGTTCCGGAAGTCATTGTTGCAAGACATGCAGGATTAAAGGTACTAGGTATTTCATGTATCTCCAATATGGCTGCAGGAATTCTAGATCAACCACTATCACATGATGAAGTTATGGAAACAACCGAGAAAGTCCGTGCAAACTTTTTGAACTTGGTGAAAAGCATAGTAGAAAAAATTCACTCCTAA
- the deoB gene encoding phosphopentomutase, giving the protein MENYTYKRVFLIVLDSVGIGEAPDAEKFNDLGADTLGHIAEQMDGLNMPNMAKLGLSHIREIKGIPTQSHPAAFYTKMQEASNGKDTMTGHWEIMGLNIQQPFQVFPEGFPDDLIKELEEKSGRKIIGNKPASGTEILDELGEEHMKTGALIVYTSADSVLQIAAHEDIVPLDELYKICEMAREMTMNDKYMVGRIIARPFLGKPGEFTRTANRHDYALKPFDRTVMNELKDSGFDVISIGKIADIYDGEGITQSLRTKSNMDGMDKLNETLDMEFTGLSFLNLVDFDALFGHRRDPQGYGNALEEFDRRLTEVLDKLKKDDLLIITADHGNDPVHHGTDHTREFVPLLVYSPSFNEGKELPLRETFADVGSTIADNFKVKLPAYGKSFLSELK; this is encoded by the coding sequence ATGGAGAACTATACATATAAGCGAGTGTTTTTAATCGTATTGGACTCTGTAGGGATTGGTGAGGCACCTGATGCAGAGAAATTCAACGATTTAGGTGCGGATACACTAGGACATATTGCTGAACAGATGGACGGCTTAAACATGCCGAACATGGCGAAGTTAGGCTTAAGCCATATTCGGGAAATTAAAGGAATACCAACACAATCACATCCAGCTGCTTTTTATACAAAAATGCAAGAAGCATCAAATGGGAAAGATACGATGACAGGACACTGGGAAATTATGGGCCTCAATATACAACAGCCTTTTCAAGTATTTCCGGAAGGATTTCCAGACGATTTAATAAAAGAGTTAGAGGAAAAGTCAGGGCGTAAGATTATTGGCAATAAGCCGGCTTCAGGAACTGAAATCTTAGATGAACTAGGTGAAGAGCATATGAAGACAGGAGCTCTTATCGTCTATACTTCAGCTGATTCAGTTTTGCAAATTGCTGCACATGAAGATATTGTACCGCTTGATGAATTATATAAAATTTGTGAAATGGCCAGAGAAATGACGATGAATGATAAATACATGGTTGGCCGAATCATTGCTAGACCATTCCTTGGAAAACCGGGAGAATTTACGCGAACAGCTAACCGTCATGATTATGCTCTAAAACCATTTGATCGCACTGTAATGAATGAACTCAAAGACAGTGGCTTTGATGTTATTTCAATCGGAAAAATTGCCGATATTTATGATGGAGAAGGAATTACCCAATCGTTACGAACAAAGTCTAATATGGATGGCATGGATAAGTTGAATGAAACATTAGATATGGAGTTTACTGGTTTGAGCTTCTTAAACTTAGTCGATTTTGATGCCCTCTTTGGCCATAGAAGAGATCCGCAAGGTTATGGAAATGCACTGGAAGAATTCGATAGAAGATTAACTGAAGTCCTAGATAAATTAAAGAAAGACGATCTTTTAATTATTACAGCAGATCACGGAAATGATCCAGTACATCATGGAACAGATCATACAAGAGAATTCGTTCCTTTATTAGTCTACAGCCCAAGTTTTAATGAAGGAAAAGAACTTCCGTTAAGAGAAACGTTTGCTGATGTAGGGTCAACGATTGCTGATAATTTCAAAGTAAAGCTGCCTGCATATGGTAAAAGCTTTTTGTCTGAGTTGAAATAG
- the xerD gene encoding site-specific tyrosine recombinase XerD: MKDQIKDFIHYLIVERGLSNNTIVSYERDLKSYQKHINEVQKITSFNDVSRLHIIQFLKFLKESGKSSKTIARHTASIRNFHQFLLREKQADQDPSVLIESPQLERNLPKILSLQEVEQLLETPKPTTPFGLRDKAMLELLYATGIRVSEMINLNLTDAHLTMGFIRCYGKGNKERIVPIGRTATDAIMNYVEKGRSKLMNKKEPTEALFINHHGKRITRQGFWKNLKKIALEANINNELTPHTLRHSFATHLLENGADLRAVQEMLGHADISTTQIYTHVTKTRLKDVYNQFHPRA, translated from the coding sequence TTGAAGGATCAAATAAAAGATTTTATCCATTACCTAATCGTAGAAAGAGGATTATCAAACAATACGATTGTTTCTTATGAGCGAGATTTGAAAAGCTACCAAAAGCATATAAACGAAGTCCAAAAAATTACTTCATTTAACGATGTATCCCGTCTTCATATCATTCAATTTTTAAAATTTTTAAAAGAGTCCGGAAAATCAAGCAAAACGATCGCCAGGCATACGGCTTCTATTCGTAATTTTCACCAATTTTTATTGAGAGAAAAGCAAGCAGACCAAGATCCATCTGTGTTAATTGAATCACCGCAACTTGAGAGAAATCTCCCGAAAATTCTATCTCTCCAAGAGGTTGAACAGCTTCTTGAAACGCCAAAGCCAACAACTCCCTTTGGATTGCGGGATAAAGCTATGTTAGAACTTCTGTATGCAACAGGAATTCGTGTAAGCGAGATGATTAATTTGAACTTAACCGATGCTCATCTTACTATGGGCTTTATTCGCTGCTATGGAAAAGGAAACAAGGAGAGAATCGTTCCGATTGGCAGAACTGCAACAGATGCAATAATGAATTATGTTGAAAAAGGCCGTTCAAAGCTAATGAATAAAAAGGAACCAACAGAAGCCTTATTTATCAACCATCATGGAAAAAGAATAACGAGGCAGGGGTTTTGGAAAAATTTAAAAAAAATTGCTCTTGAGGCGAACATAAACAATGAATTAACACCACATACATTAAGACACTCATTTGCAACACACTTACTTGAAAATGGTGCAGACTTGCGAGCAGTCCAGGAAATGCTTGGACATGCTGACATTTCAACCACTCAAATTTATACACATGTTACAAAAACTAGACTAAAGGATGTATACAATCAATTTCATCCTCGTGCCTAA
- a CDS encoding YqzK family protein, with the protein MIRWLKTVKDMIKVFVLFTGFTILFYYAIMWVNLEYQQMHRYDQPEGAALKVTKMINNEEENWLNRLIFFIDNGE; encoded by the coding sequence ATGATTAGGTGGCTAAAAACTGTAAAAGATATGATCAAGGTTTTTGTCCTTTTTACTGGATTTACGATTTTGTTCTATTATGCTATTATGTGGGTGAACTTAGAATATCAACAGATGCATCGCTATGATCAACCGGAAGGTGCAGCACTAAAGGTAACAAAGATGATTAATAATGAGGAAGAAAACTGGTTAAACAGATTGATTTTCTTTATTGATAACGGGGAGTAG
- the fur gene encoding ferric iron uptake transcriptional regulator, translating into MENRIDRIKKQLHTASYKLTPQREATVRVLLENEEDHLSAEDVYLLVKEKAPEIGLATVYRTLELLTELKVVDKINFGDGVSRYDLRKEGAAHFHHHLVCIECGSVAEIEDDLLEDVEEIVERDWKFKIKDHRLTFHGICEKCQEKGENKAE; encoded by the coding sequence ATGGAAAACCGCATTGATCGGATAAAAAAGCAGTTACATACTGCTAGCTATAAGCTAACACCACAGCGTGAAGCAACCGTTCGGGTTTTACTTGAAAACGAAGAAGATCATTTAAGTGCAGAAGATGTTTACCTTCTCGTTAAAGAAAAAGCACCTGAAATTGGTTTAGCCACTGTTTATCGTACATTGGAATTATTAACGGAATTAAAAGTTGTAGATAAAATTAACTTTGGTGATGGTGTTTCCAGATATGATCTTCGTAAAGAAGGTGCAGCGCATTTTCATCATCATTTAGTATGTATAGAATGTGGATCTGTAGCAGAAATCGAAGATGATCTTCTAGAAGATGTTGAAGAGATAGTTGAACGTGACTGGAAATTTAAAATAAAAGATCATCGCTTAACCTTCCATGGTATTTGTGAGAAATGTCAGGAAAAAGGCGAGAACAAAGCAGAATAA